One genomic region from Nymphaea colorata isolate Beijing-Zhang1983 chromosome 10, ASM883128v2, whole genome shotgun sequence encodes:
- the LOC116263315 gene encoding purine permease 1-like yields MSIKHTRLYYLLHQKNMEIESNQVPAPAATHLKKWLLLANSLSLAVGSTAGPLLQRLYFLHGGNRRWFSSWLETGGWPIMLILLLISYFRRRRNSGCRTPVFFMTCRLAVASAALGVITGFDDFMYSFGLAYLPVSTSSLLISTQLAFTAVSAFLLVRHKFTPFSINAVVLLSIGSAVLGLHSSKDRPKNVNNFKYYLGFALTLGAAMLYGMILPLVELMYRKAKQTITYTLVMEIQMVMSFSATAFCTVGMLVNNDFQVITREGSEFGLGEAKYYLLLVFTAIVWQLFFIGAVGVVFCASSLFSGILISLLLPVTEILAVLFFHEKFGGEKAISLILSLWGFASYFYGEYALSKKKPLTPTNPGDAQLQP; encoded by the exons ATGTCTATAAAGCATACAAGACTGTATTATCTTCTGCAccaaaaaaatatggaaattgAGAGCAACCAAGTTCCAGCACCAGCTGCCACTCACTTAAAGAAATGGCTTCTCCTTGCAAACTCTCTCTCCTTAGCAGTAGGCTCCACTGCAGGTCCTCTGCTGCAGAGGCTCTACTTCTTGCATGGAGGAAACCGTCGATGGTTTTCCAGTTGGCTTGAGACCGGAGGCTGGCCGATCATGCTCATTCTCTTGCTTATTTCATACTTTCGACGGCGCCGGAATTCAGGCTGCAGAACTCCAGTTTTCTTCATGACATGCAGGCTGGCAGTTGCTTCTGCAGCTCTTGGAGTGATAACTGGGTTCGACGATTTCATGTACTCCTTCGGGCTAGCATACTTGCCTGTTTCAACCTCTTCTCTGCTCATATCTACACAGTTGGCTTTCACTGCCGTGTCCGCGTTCCTACTTGTGAGGCACAAATTCACTCCCTTCTCCATTAATGCAGTGGTCTTGCTTAGCATCGGTTCAGCAGTGTTGGGTCTCCATTCTAGCAAAGACAGACCAAAGAATGTTAATAATTTCAAGTACTACCTGGGCTTCGCTTTGACGCTTGGGGCGGCGATGCTCTATGGGATGATTCTGCCGCTGGTGGAGTTGATGTATAGGAAGGCCAAGCAGACGATAACTTACACGCTTGTGATGGAAATTCAAATGGTGATGTCCTTTTCTGCTACTGCTTTTTGCACAGTCGGTATGCTGGTGAACAACGATTTCCAG GTTATCACGAGAGAAGGAAGTGAATTTGGGCTTGGTGAAGCCAAGTATTACTTGCTGCTAGTATTCACCGCGATCGTGTGGCAGCTCTTCTTCATTGGTGCAGTTGGTGTCGTCTTCTGTGCTTCCTCATTGTTCAGCGGCattctcatctctctcttgcttccCGTCACAGAAATACTAGCAGTGCTCTTCTTTCATGAGAAGTTTGGCGGTGAAAAGGCCATTTCACTCATCTTATCTCTATGGGGCTTCGCCTCTTACTTCTATGGGGAGTACGCTCTCAGCAAAAAGAAGCCATTGACACCGACTAACCCAGGCGACGCCCAGCTTCAACCATAG